From Streptomyces griseorubiginosus, one genomic window encodes:
- a CDS encoding acyl-CoA dehydrogenase — protein MGHYKSNLRDIEFNLFEVLERDKLYGTGPFAEMDVDTAKSILEELTRLSENELAESFADADRNPPVFDPETNTAPVPASFKKSYKAFMDSEYWRLGLPEEIGGTTSPRSLIWAFAELILGANPAVWMYSSGPAFAGILFEEGNEVQKHIAKVAVEKQWGSTMVLTEPDAGSDVGAGRTKAVQQEDGSWHIEGVKRFITSGEHDMEENILHYVLARPEGAGPGTKGLSLFLVPKYLFDFETGELGERNGVYATNVEHKMGLKASNTCEMTFGDRHPAKGWLIGDKHDGIRQMFRIIEFARMMVGTKAISTLSTGYLNALEYAKERVQGPDLANFMDKTAPKVTITHHPDVRRSLMTQKAYAEGMRALVLYTASIQDEIQVKEAAGEDVKALEALNDLLLPIVKGYGSEKGYEQLAQSLQTFGGSGFLQEYPIEQYIRDAKIDTLYEGTTAIQGQDFFFRKIVRNQGAALNSLAEDIKKFLAVGTGGEELAGAREHLAKAAVELEAIVGLMLTDLAATEQDVKNIYKVGLNTTRLLMASGDVVVGYLLLKGAAIAAEKLETASAKDKPFYTGKIAAAKFFAANVLPGVTLARKVAEGVELDLMDLDEAAF, from the coding sequence ATGGGGCACTACAAGTCCAATCTCCGCGACATCGAGTTCAACCTCTTCGAAGTACTCGAGCGCGACAAGCTGTACGGCACGGGTCCGTTCGCCGAGATGGACGTCGACACCGCGAAGAGCATCCTGGAGGAGCTGACCCGCCTCTCCGAGAACGAGCTCGCGGAGTCCTTCGCGGACGCCGACCGCAACCCGCCGGTCTTCGACCCGGAGACCAACACCGCGCCGGTCCCGGCGTCCTTCAAGAAGAGCTACAAGGCCTTCATGGACTCCGAGTACTGGCGGCTCGGCCTGCCCGAGGAGATCGGCGGCACCACCTCGCCCCGCTCCCTGATCTGGGCCTTCGCCGAGCTGATCCTGGGCGCCAACCCGGCCGTCTGGATGTACTCCTCGGGCCCCGCGTTCGCCGGCATCCTCTTCGAGGAGGGCAACGAGGTCCAGAAGCACATCGCCAAGGTCGCCGTGGAGAAGCAGTGGGGCTCCACCATGGTGCTGACCGAGCCCGACGCGGGCTCCGACGTCGGCGCCGGCCGCACCAAGGCGGTCCAGCAGGAGGACGGCTCCTGGCACATCGAGGGCGTGAAGCGCTTCATCACCAGCGGTGAGCACGACATGGAGGAGAACATCCTCCACTACGTCCTCGCGCGGCCGGAGGGTGCCGGTCCGGGCACCAAGGGCCTGTCCCTCTTCCTCGTCCCGAAGTACCTCTTCGACTTCGAGACCGGCGAGCTGGGCGAGCGCAACGGTGTGTACGCGACGAACGTCGAGCACAAGATGGGCCTCAAGGCCTCCAACACCTGCGAGATGACCTTCGGCGACCGGCACCCGGCCAAGGGCTGGCTCATCGGCGACAAGCACGACGGCATCCGCCAGATGTTCCGGATCATCGAGTTCGCGCGGATGATGGTCGGCACGAAGGCGATCTCCACGCTCTCGACGGGCTACCTGAACGCGCTGGAGTACGCCAAGGAGCGCGTCCAGGGCCCCGATCTCGCGAACTTCATGGACAAGACCGCGCCCAAGGTCACCATCACGCACCACCCGGACGTGCGCCGTTCGCTGATGACGCAGAAGGCGTACGCGGAGGGCATGCGCGCGCTGGTGCTGTACACGGCCTCCATCCAGGACGAGATCCAGGTCAAGGAGGCGGCGGGCGAGGACGTCAAGGCGCTGGAGGCGCTGAACGACCTGCTCCTGCCGATCGTGAAGGGCTACGGCTCGGAGAAGGGCTACGAGCAGCTCGCCCAGTCGCTCCAGACCTTCGGCGGCTCCGGCTTCCTCCAGGAGTACCCGATCGAGCAGTACATCCGGGACGCCAAGATCGACACCCTGTACGAGGGCACGACGGCGATCCAGGGCCAGGACTTCTTCTTCCGGAAGATCGTCCGCAACCAGGGTGCGGCCCTGAACTCGCTCGCCGAGGACATCAAGAAGTTCCTGGCGGTGGGCACCGGTGGCGAGGAGCTCGCGGGCGCCCGTGAGCACCTGGCCAAGGCGGCCGTCGAGCTGGAGGCGATCGTCGGTCTGATGCTGACCGACCTCGCGGCCACCGAGCAGGACGTCAAGAACATCTACAAGGTGGGTCTCAACACCACCCGCCTGCTGATGGCCTCCGGTGACGTCGTCGTCGGTTACCTGCTGCTCAAGGGTGCCGCGATCGCCGCCGAGAAGCTGGAGACGGCCTCCGCCAAGGACAAGCCCTTCTACACCGGCAAGATCGCGGCGGCGAAGTTCTTCGCGGCCAACGTCCTGCCCGGCGTGACCCTGGCCCGCAAGGTCGCCGAGGGCGTCGAGCTCGACCTGATGGACCTGGACGAGGCCGCGTTCTAG
- a CDS encoding M18 family aminopeptidase — translation MSAPHRLDRGHTDDLMSFLAASPTPYHAVANAAERLEKAGFRQVSETDAWEGSSGGKYVLRGGAIIAWYVPEDAAPHTPYRIVGAHTDSPNLRVKPLPDSGAHGWRQVAVEIYGGPLMNSWLDRDLGLAGRLALRDGSTRLVNVDRPLLRVPQLAIHLDRAVSSDGLKLDKQRHLQPIWGLGDDVRDGDLIAFLEEELGLAAGEVTGWDLMTHSVEAPAYLGRDKELVAGPRMDNLLSVHAGVAALTAASSGSELSYIPVLAAFDHEENGSQSDTGADGPLLGGVLERSVFARGGSYEDRARAFAGTVCLSSDTGHAVHPNYAERHDPTHHPRVNGGPILKVNVNNRYATDGSGRAVWAAACEKAGVPFQSFVSNNSMPCGTTIGPITAARHGIKTVDIGVAILSMHSVRELCGADDPYLLANALVAFLEG, via the coding sequence ATGAGCGCACCCCACCGCCTCGATCGCGGCCACACCGACGACCTCATGTCCTTCCTGGCGGCGAGCCCCACGCCGTACCACGCGGTGGCGAACGCCGCCGAGCGGCTGGAGAAGGCGGGCTTCCGCCAGGTCTCGGAGACGGACGCCTGGGAGGGGTCGAGCGGCGGCAAGTACGTGCTGCGCGGCGGCGCGATCATCGCCTGGTACGTCCCCGAGGACGCGGCGCCCCACACGCCGTACCGCATCGTCGGCGCGCACACCGACTCCCCGAACCTGCGCGTCAAGCCGCTGCCGGACAGCGGGGCGCACGGCTGGCGCCAGGTCGCCGTCGAGATCTACGGCGGCCCCCTGATGAACTCCTGGCTCGACCGTGACCTGGGGCTGGCCGGCCGGCTGGCCCTGCGGGACGGCTCGACGCGGCTGGTGAACGTGGACCGGCCGCTGCTGCGGGTGCCTCAGCTCGCCATCCACCTGGACCGCGCGGTCTCCTCGGACGGCCTCAAGCTCGACAAGCAGCGCCACCTCCAGCCCATCTGGGGACTCGGCGACGACGTGCGCGACGGCGACCTGATCGCCTTCCTGGAGGAGGAACTCGGGCTCGCGGCGGGCGAGGTGACCGGCTGGGACCTGATGACGCACTCGGTGGAGGCGCCCGCCTACCTGGGCCGGGACAAGGAGCTGGTGGCCGGCCCGCGGATGGACAACCTGCTGTCCGTGCACGCGGGGGTGGCCGCCCTGACCGCGGCGTCGTCCGGTTCGGAGCTGTCGTACATCCCCGTCCTCGCCGCCTTCGACCACGAGGAGAACGGTTCCCAGTCGGACACCGGCGCGGACGGACCGCTGCTCGGCGGGGTCCTGGAGCGCTCGGTGTTCGCGCGCGGCGGGTCCTACGAGGACCGGGCGCGGGCCTTCGCGGGGACGGTCTGTCTGTCCTCCGACACCGGGCACGCGGTGCACCCCAACTACGCGGAGCGGCACGACCCGACGCACCACCCGCGCGTCAACGGCGGGCCGATCCTCAAGGTCAACGTCAACAACCGCTACGCCACCGACGGTTCGGGCCGGGCCGTGTGGGCCGCCGCCTGCGAGAAGGCCGGGGTGCCCTTCCAGTCCTTCGTCTCCAACAACTCCATGCCCTGCGGCACGACGATCGGCCCGATCACCGCCGCCCGGCACGGCATCAAGACCGTCGACATCGGTGTGGCGATCCTGTCGATGCACAGCGTCCGGGAGTTGTGCGGCGCGGACGACCCGTACCTGCTGGCGAACGCTCTGGTGGCGTTCCTCGAAGGGTAG
- a CDS encoding DUF6458 family protein: MGLGGCIILIAVGAILTFATDWHMQGVNLDLVGVILMIVGLIGVTTFSSIARRRRVVVPPTAPTVVEEPHGRRDGYSDGYGA; the protein is encoded by the coding sequence ATGGGCCTCGGCGGGTGCATCATCCTCATCGCCGTGGGAGCAATCCTCACGTTCGCCACCGACTGGCACATGCAGGGGGTCAACCTCGATCTGGTCGGTGTGATCCTGATGATCGTGGGGCTGATCGGCGTGACGACGTTCAGCAGCATCGCCCGGCGGCGGCGCGTGGTGGTTCCGCCCACCGCACCGACCGTCGTCGAGGAGCCGCACGGGCGTCGGGACGGATACTCCGACGGATACGGCGCGTAA
- a CDS encoding glycosyltransferase family 2 protein encodes MAQQHLRGLPVHHPATTLAAPTASPPRPHRHAARRAHAAPDELDGPLRLVALIPAHNEQDRIADAIQGLWRQTRRPDLIVVVADNCTDATAEIAVAHGAQVFTTQGNTHKKAGALNQAIAWVLPHLEDRDLLLVQDADTVLNPWFSETAIGTFNRKVGAVGGVFYGEDGGGLLGLLQRMEFHRYAWELERTGGKAQVLTGTGTMFRARVLREVRAARRDGVLGGGNAYYSLASLTEDDEMTKAVKTLGYRAMSPAGCEVTTEVMPTLGKLWHQRLRWQRGALENLRDYGWTRVTARYFMQQFLMGFGALSFLVYLTYMVTYTTLYGWPGFSPFWTAIGLIFLVEKTVSVRRAGPRAVLVAALMIPEMLYDLFQHAVYFTSLWGLLRRSEEKWVAT; translated from the coding sequence ATGGCCCAACAGCACCTCCGGGGGCTCCCCGTGCACCACCCTGCGACGACACTCGCGGCCCCCACCGCGAGCCCCCCGCGCCCACACCGGCACGCAGCGCGCCGCGCGCACGCCGCACCCGACGAACTCGACGGCCCGCTGCGCCTGGTGGCGCTGATACCGGCGCACAACGAACAGGACCGCATCGCCGACGCGATCCAGGGCCTGTGGCGGCAGACCCGGCGCCCCGACCTGATCGTCGTGGTCGCCGACAACTGCACCGACGCCACCGCCGAGATCGCCGTGGCGCACGGCGCGCAGGTCTTCACCACCCAGGGCAACACCCACAAGAAGGCCGGTGCCCTCAACCAGGCCATCGCCTGGGTGCTGCCCCATCTCGAGGACCGCGACCTGCTGTTGGTGCAGGACGCCGACACCGTCCTCAACCCCTGGTTCAGCGAGACCGCCATCGGCACCTTCAACCGCAAGGTCGGTGCCGTCGGCGGGGTCTTCTACGGCGAGGACGGCGGCGGCCTCCTCGGTCTCCTCCAGCGCATGGAGTTCCACCGCTACGCCTGGGAGCTGGAGCGCACCGGCGGCAAGGCCCAGGTGCTCACCGGCACCGGCACCATGTTCCGCGCCCGTGTCCTGCGCGAGGTGCGGGCCGCCCGCCGCGACGGGGTGCTAGGCGGCGGGAACGCCTACTACAGCCTCGCCTCGCTCACCGAGGACGACGAGATGACCAAGGCGGTCAAGACCCTCGGCTACCGGGCCATGTCCCCGGCCGGCTGCGAGGTCACCACCGAGGTCATGCCCACCCTGGGCAAGCTCTGGCACCAGCGGCTGCGGTGGCAGCGCGGAGCTCTGGAGAACCTGCGCGACTACGGCTGGACACGTGTCACCGCCCGCTACTTCATGCAGCAGTTCCTCATGGGTTTCGGCGCGCTGTCCTTCCTCGTCTACCTCACCTACATGGTCACGTACACCACGTTGTACGGCTGGCCCGGCTTCTCGCCCTTCTGGACCGCGATCGGGCTGATCTTCCTGGTCGAGAAGACGGTCTCGGTACGGCGGGCGGGGCCGCGCGCGGTGCTGGTCGCGGCGCTGATGATCCCCGAGATGCTCTACGACCTTTTCCAGCACGCCGTCTACTTCACCTCGCTGTGGGGGCTGTTGCGCCGCAGCGAGGAGAAGTGGGTGGCTACGTAA
- a CDS encoding cupin domain-containing protein, giving the protein MATEPVSLPTALASFAEQWSPRIVTAVNDYDVRVTHVEGEHLWHVHDNTDEFFLVLDGELHISLREPAGERTVVLPRLSVFTVPRGVEHKPYAPVPTDILLLEPTGTSTVGDRHDEIPSHVDVTTGHALHR; this is encoded by the coding sequence ATGGCAACCGAACCCGTCTCCCTGCCCACTGCCCTGGCCTCCTTCGCCGAGCAGTGGAGCCCCCGCATCGTCACCGCCGTCAACGACTACGACGTCCGGGTCACCCATGTCGAGGGCGAGCATCTATGGCACGTGCATGACAACACCGACGAGTTCTTCCTGGTCCTCGACGGCGAACTGCACATCTCACTGCGCGAGCCGGCAGGTGAGCGCACGGTCGTGCTGCCGAGGCTGTCCGTCTTCACGGTCCCCCGAGGCGTCGAACACAAGCCCTACGCCCCTGTCCCGACCGACATCCTCCTGCTCGAGCCGACCGGCACCTCCACGGTCGGCGACCGTCATGACGAGATCCCGTCCCATGTGGACGTGACGACGGGTCACGCGCTGCACCGGTGA